One region of Candidatus Acidiferrales bacterium genomic DNA includes:
- a CDS encoding aminodeoxychorismate/anthranilate synthase component II has protein sequence MILLLDNYDSFTYNLAQYLGQLGQKLAVRRNDEITLDEIARMRPERIIISPGPCTPREAGLSVPIVERFAGKIPILGVCLGHQAIGDAFGGKVVRAKELMHGKTSKIHHDRKTIFRGLPQDFEATRYHSLIVERRSLPRCLEISAETSDGIIMGLRHREFPVEGVQFHPESVLTTAGFSLLKNFLTHIR, from the coding sequence ATGATCCTGCTGCTCGACAACTACGACTCGTTCACCTACAACCTGGCGCAGTACCTCGGCCAGTTGGGACAAAAACTCGCGGTGCGCCGCAACGACGAAATCACTCTCGACGAAATCGCGCGCATGCGCCCCGAGCGCATCATTATTTCTCCCGGGCCGTGCACGCCGCGCGAAGCCGGCCTGAGCGTGCCCATCGTCGAGCGCTTCGCCGGCAAAATTCCCATTCTCGGCGTTTGCCTCGGCCATCAGGCCATCGGGGACGCGTTCGGCGGCAAAGTCGTCCGCGCGAAAGAACTCATGCACGGCAAAACCAGCAAAATTCATCACGACCGCAAAACGATTTTTCGCGGCCTCCCGCAGGATTTCGAAGCCACGCGCTACCATTCGCTCATCGTCGAACGCCGCTCGCTTCCGCGCTGCCTCGAAATTTCCGCCGAGACCTCCGACGGCATCATCATGGGCCTCCGCCACCGCGAATTCCCCGTCGAAGGCGTCCAGTTCCATCCCGAATCCGTCCTCACCACCGCCGGCTTCTCTCTCCTGAAAAATTTCCTGACACACATTCGCTGA
- the trpE gene encoding anthranilate synthase component I, which produces MIQPDYSAFRRLARRGNFIPVCETINADLLTPVATYLKLARGGKYSCLLESVEGGENIARYTFLGFDPAEVFRSRGRSCTIQSGSAIEKYDANPIALLRRRMNRYRPVRIPGLPPLVGGAIGYFAYDMVRLIERIPSTSDDESKLDDAVLMFFHGLVAFDHVQHRIWIVRNVFTEGPGSLRAKYDAAVREIQGTRRKLERPLPRLPKAKDRGALQMTSNFTKSRYMAAVRRAKEYIRAGDIFQVVPSQRFSARTSADPFEIYRALRVVNPSPYLYFLRLGDVAVVGSSPEMLVKVQGRDAFYRPIAGTLPRGRDEKEDHALEKKLLADPKERAEHIMLVDLGRNDLGRVCEYGSVKVEKLMFVERYSHVMHLVSSLRGTLRKGVDCLDALMSCFPAGTLSGAPKIRAMEIIDELEPTRRGIYAGAILYLDFSGNLDSCIGLRTLVAKNGKIHIQAGGGVVADSVPEKEYQETVNKARAVILAAEIAHTGKQRVK; this is translated from the coding sequence GTGATTCAACCCGATTACAGCGCATTTCGCAGACTGGCACGCCGCGGAAATTTCATTCCTGTCTGCGAGACGATCAACGCGGACCTGCTGACGCCTGTCGCGACGTATCTGAAGCTTGCGCGCGGCGGGAAATATTCGTGTCTGCTCGAAAGTGTCGAAGGCGGCGAAAACATCGCGCGCTATACGTTTCTTGGCTTCGATCCGGCGGAGGTTTTTCGTTCACGCGGGCGTAGCTGCACGATTCAAAGCGGCAGTGCCATAGAAAAATACGACGCGAATCCCATCGCGCTTCTTCGCCGTCGCATGAATCGCTACCGGCCTGTGCGCATTCCGGGCTTGCCCCCGCTCGTCGGCGGAGCCATCGGCTATTTCGCCTACGACATGGTGCGGCTCATCGAGCGAATCCCCTCGACCAGCGACGACGAGTCGAAACTGGACGACGCCGTGCTGATGTTTTTTCACGGTTTGGTGGCATTCGATCACGTGCAGCATCGCATCTGGATCGTTCGCAATGTTTTTACCGAAGGGCCGGGAAGCTTGCGCGCAAAGTACGATGCCGCCGTCCGTGAAATTCAGGGCACCCGCCGCAAGCTCGAGCGGCCATTGCCTCGCTTGCCAAAAGCGAAAGATCGCGGCGCGTTGCAAATGACTTCGAACTTTACGAAATCCCGCTATATGGCCGCAGTGCGGCGGGCCAAGGAATACATCCGCGCTGGCGACATTTTTCAAGTCGTGCCGAGCCAGCGATTTTCCGCGCGAACTTCCGCGGATCCCTTCGAAATCTACCGCGCTCTGCGCGTCGTGAATCCTTCGCCGTACCTTTACTTTCTGCGGCTCGGCGACGTCGCTGTCGTCGGCAGTTCGCCGGAGATGCTTGTCAAGGTGCAGGGACGCGACGCATTTTACCGGCCGATTGCCGGCACGTTGCCTCGCGGCCGCGATGAGAAAGAGGATCATGCGCTGGAGAAAAAACTCCTCGCCGATCCCAAGGAACGCGCCGAACACATCATGCTCGTCGATCTCGGCCGCAACGACCTCGGCCGTGTGTGCGAATACGGCTCCGTAAAAGTCGAAAAATTGATGTTTGTCGAGCGCTATTCGCACGTCATGCATCTCGTCTCCAGTCTGCGTGGCACGCTGCGCAAAGGCGTTGATTGCCTCGATGCGCTCATGTCCTGCTTTCCAGCAGGAACGCTCAGCGGCGCGCCAAAAATTCGCGCCATGGAAATCATCGACGAACTAGAACCCACGCGCCGCGGCATCTACGCCGGCGCGATTCTCTATCTCGATTTTTCCGGCAATCTCGATTCGTGCATCGGCTTGCGCACGCTCGTCGCCAAGAATGGCAAAATCCATATCCAGGCCGGTGGCGGCGTCGTCGCCGATTCCGTGCCAGAGAAGGAATATCAGGAGACGGTGAACAAGGCTCGCGCGGTGATCCTCGCCGCCGAAATCGCCCACACCGGCAAGCAGCGCGTGAAATGA
- a CDS encoding shikimate dehydrogenase, which translates to MAKGFLFAGGRVCGVVAAATAREAWRQFARASRQTRTVELRLDWLKDDAEFLRFISILRKRKRGPRICLIATCRRKEAGGRFAGSVAAQLSRLREALRAGCDWVDLEIESLSVASRFVLDLHTTGARRILSYHNFRAVAARQNLLGLAKRLDVLCKRNGFDAIKIAIECDSIHDGLQVLKLARGKTDVIAVPMGDVVSPLRILALREGSALAYAPIQTGTAPGQVSLDEMRQLYRSDHINRQTSIYGVIGQPVAHSLSPVLHNTGFAERKINAVYLPFLVNDLRDFLGAIEPLGIEGFSVTLPYKEAILRHLDDCDPLAASVGAVNTVVVRGSGKLFGYNTDYVGVLRALERRMPLAGSRVLIFGAGGAARAVAFALARGGASVSICARRPEQAKKLAREVQGQPIPRASLQREFFDAIVNTTPVGMHPKTDQSPLNMHELNCRLVFDTIYRPQRTRLLYLAAQRGIETVSGIEMFLAQGIAQWEIWTGTRAPEAAMQRAVLNTLAAEEREHGKS; encoded by the coding sequence ATGGCGAAGGGTTTTTTGTTTGCCGGAGGACGTGTTTGCGGCGTGGTTGCGGCTGCGACAGCGCGCGAGGCTTGGCGGCAATTTGCCCGTGCGTCGCGCCAAACGCGCACCGTCGAGCTCCGATTGGACTGGCTGAAAGACGACGCAGAGTTCCTTCGCTTCATTTCTATCCTTCGCAAGCGGAAACGCGGACCTAGAATCTGTCTAATTGCGACCTGCCGGCGGAAGGAAGCGGGAGGGAGATTCGCTGGCAGCGTTGCTGCGCAACTTTCACGGCTGCGCGAAGCTCTCCGTGCCGGTTGTGACTGGGTAGACCTCGAAATCGAAAGCCTCAGCGTTGCTTCCAGGTTCGTGCTGGATTTACATACGACAGGAGCCCGGCGGATTCTCTCGTATCACAATTTCCGCGCAGTTGCTGCGAGACAGAACCTCTTAGGATTGGCGAAAAGGCTGGATGTCCTGTGCAAGAGGAATGGATTCGATGCGATAAAGATCGCGATCGAATGCGATTCGATTCATGATGGTTTACAGGTGTTGAAATTGGCCCGCGGTAAGACCGATGTGATCGCGGTGCCCATGGGCGACGTCGTTTCGCCACTCCGCATTCTCGCGCTGCGAGAAGGCAGCGCTCTCGCGTATGCGCCTATCCAGACTGGCACGGCGCCCGGGCAAGTTTCGCTGGATGAAATGAGGCAGCTCTATCGCAGCGATCATATAAACCGCCAGACAAGCATCTACGGAGTTATTGGCCAGCCGGTTGCGCATTCTCTTTCTCCAGTCTTGCACAACACCGGTTTCGCCGAGCGAAAGATAAATGCTGTCTATCTTCCGTTTCTTGTGAATGACCTCCGTGATTTTCTCGGCGCCATCGAACCGCTTGGTATCGAGGGCTTCAGCGTAACGCTTCCATACAAAGAAGCGATTCTCCGCCACTTGGATGATTGTGACCCTCTGGCTGCATCCGTCGGCGCTGTGAATACGGTTGTCGTGCGCGGCAGCGGAAAACTTTTCGGCTACAATACGGATTACGTCGGCGTGCTTCGCGCGCTGGAGAGGCGAATGCCTCTCGCTGGCAGTCGCGTCCTGATTTTTGGTGCGGGGGGCGCAGCGCGTGCGGTCGCCTTTGCATTGGCCAGAGGCGGAGCGTCCGTTTCCATCTGCGCTCGCAGACCCGAACAGGCAAAAAAACTGGCGCGTGAGGTTCAAGGACAGCCGATTCCTCGCGCATCGTTGCAGCGTGAATTCTTTGACGCCATCGTGAATACAACGCCCGTGGGGATGCATCCCAAAACAGATCAATCTCCGCTCAACATGCACGAATTGAATTGCCGGCTTGTCTTCGACACAATTTACCGGCCGCAGCGAACGAGGCTACTGTATCTTGCAGCCCAGAGAGGGATTGAAACAGTTTCAGGAATCGAAATGTTCTTGGCGCAGGGCATTGCGCAATGGGAAATCTGGACAGGAACGCGCGCTCCTGAGGCGGCCATGCAACGAGCAGTCTTGAATACGCTTGCAGCGGAAGAACGAGAGCACGGCAAATCGTGA
- the amrA gene encoding AmmeMemoRadiSam system protein A: MSPLDKSEKQALLEIARKAIFLALTDKRRLEISSLAGALAAPGGAFVTLRKAGRLQGCIGRIAACEPLAVVVSECAGAAATEDPRFSRMRVDDMAEIDIEISLLSEAQVVSPEQVEPGKHGLIISGKGQRGVLLPQVAVQHQLTRERFLQETCRKAGLPLNAWQERGIQIETFTAEVFSDSDFRIAVCNPPISSE; the protein is encoded by the coding sequence ATGTCCCCACTCGATAAGTCAGAAAAACAGGCGCTTCTTGAAATTGCGCGGAAGGCGATTTTTCTCGCTCTCACGGATAAACGGCGTTTGGAAATTTCTTCGCTCGCTGGCGCACTTGCTGCTCCTGGAGGTGCGTTTGTAACCCTCAGAAAGGCAGGCCGGCTGCAAGGCTGCATCGGACGCATTGCAGCTTGCGAACCTCTGGCGGTAGTCGTTTCCGAGTGTGCAGGCGCGGCAGCCACAGAGGATCCCCGATTCTCCCGGATGCGAGTGGATGATATGGCCGAGATCGATATCGAAATCTCTCTGTTGTCAGAAGCACAAGTAGTGAGTCCGGAACAAGTAGAGCCTGGCAAGCATGGCTTGATTATTTCCGGAAAGGGACAGCGAGGAGTGTTGCTCCCGCAGGTCGCCGTACAACACCAGTTAACGCGTGAGCGGTTTCTGCAGGAAACTTGCCGCAAGGCAGGCCTGCCGCTGAATGCCTGGCAGGAGCGGGGTATTCAAATCGAGACTTTTACAGCGGAAGTCTTTTCCGACTCAGACTTCCGTATCGCAGTTTGCAATCCGCCGATTTCTTCGGAATGA
- the pgsA gene encoding CDP-diacylglycerol--glycerol-3-phosphate 3-phosphatidyltransferase, which yields MNLPNSLTILRIFFVPLLVVVLLTREPNWDFWGMSVHFEVWGVLILLAAATTDAADGYIARKRSEITTLGILLDPIADKLLICAAFISLTAMGLVHAWMVVVIVGREFVVDGLRSIASVEGLVIPASPLGKTKMVLQVLAGCIVIFSATHPGIKTLALVLLWLVVISAVASAVHYFLMFWSQVDGRIKQRRDSEVVLAQKKNPQDVPTR from the coding sequence ATGAATCTCCCGAACAGCCTGACGATTCTTCGAATCTTCTTCGTGCCGCTGCTCGTCGTCGTATTGCTAACCCGCGAGCCGAACTGGGACTTCTGGGGTATGTCCGTGCATTTTGAAGTTTGGGGTGTGTTGATTCTGCTCGCTGCAGCCACCACAGATGCCGCAGATGGGTACATCGCGCGCAAGCGCAGCGAAATTACAACCCTGGGAATTCTCCTCGACCCCATCGCCGATAAGCTTTTGATTTGCGCCGCGTTCATCTCGCTGACAGCAATGGGGCTGGTTCATGCATGGATGGTGGTGGTGATCGTCGGGCGCGAATTCGTCGTCGATGGCCTGCGCAGTATCGCATCCGTGGAAGGTCTGGTAATTCCGGCATCGCCGCTCGGAAAGACGAAAATGGTGTTGCAAGTACTCGCTGGCTGCATTGTGATTTTCTCCGCGACGCACCCGGGAATAAAGACGCTTGCCCTGGTGTTGCTGTGGCTAGTTGTAATCAGTGCCGTGGCATCGGCGGTCCACTATTTTCTGATGTTCTGGAGCCAGGTGGATGGTCGCATCAAGCAGCGGCGTGACTCCGAGGTCGTTTTGGCGCAGAAGAAGAACCCGCAAGATGTCCCCACTCGATAA
- the hflX gene encoding GTPase HflX → MKRAARGGEIPHGAAARESLVELRELAQSAGARVMGSRLQMRDSLDSATLVGRGMLADLKKESERLGADLVIVDRNLSPTQHRNLEREIDLPVIDRTQLILDIFARHAHSREGQLQVELAQLNYLLPRLAGSKRELSRLGGGIGTRGPGEQKLETDRRRIRDRVRKIGQSIETVRRQRALRRRARQAVPLGTVALVGYTNAGKSTLFNALTKADVLTSPKMFATLDPTIRSLRLGPRRRVLISDTVGFIRDLPSDLIAAFRATLEEVQEAALIVQVTDISNPAHAEQDAEVEKVLSALGVTDRPRLKVFNKIDRLSVQDLSALRESLGKERDEAVHPKVLVSALTHEGFEDLRQQIELAMPIDPLVSRRLSVPLSNGRELAMVYACGRVLRSELHDDHMQLDAELPESLAIRLEAFTVHAKADQASA, encoded by the coding sequence GTGAAGCGCGCAGCGCGTGGGGGTGAAATTCCCCATGGCGCCGCAGCGCGAGAGTCGCTCGTCGAACTGCGGGAATTGGCGCAGAGCGCTGGGGCGCGCGTTATGGGCAGCCGCCTGCAGATGCGTGATTCGCTCGATTCGGCGACTTTGGTTGGGCGAGGCATGCTTGCGGATCTAAAGAAAGAATCGGAGCGCCTGGGAGCCGACTTGGTCATAGTGGACCGCAATCTCTCGCCCACTCAGCATCGCAACCTGGAGCGCGAAATCGATCTTCCGGTGATCGACCGCACGCAACTGATTCTCGATATTTTTGCGCGTCATGCGCACAGCCGCGAAGGCCAACTGCAAGTTGAGCTGGCGCAATTGAACTATCTGTTGCCCAGGCTTGCGGGCAGCAAGCGCGAATTATCCAGGCTTGGTGGTGGAATCGGCACGCGCGGACCCGGCGAGCAAAAACTAGAGACGGACCGCCGGCGGATTCGCGACCGCGTGCGAAAAATCGGTCAATCGATCGAAACCGTGAGACGGCAACGCGCCCTGCGCAGGCGTGCGCGGCAAGCGGTCCCGCTCGGCACAGTGGCTCTCGTGGGATACACGAATGCGGGTAAATCGACGCTGTTCAATGCCCTGACAAAAGCCGATGTGCTGACTTCGCCAAAGATGTTTGCGACATTGGATCCGACAATTCGGTCTTTGCGCTTGGGTCCGCGGCGCCGCGTGCTGATTTCCGATACGGTCGGCTTTATCCGCGATCTCCCCTCGGATTTGATTGCTGCGTTTCGCGCAACTCTGGAAGAAGTTCAGGAAGCGGCTTTGATCGTCCAGGTAACGGATATTTCAAATCCTGCGCATGCGGAACAGGACGCCGAAGTCGAGAAAGTATTGAGCGCCTTGGGCGTTACCGACCGTCCTCGGCTGAAGGTCTTCAACAAAATCGATCGTCTCTCGGTGCAGGATTTGTCGGCCCTGCGAGAATCTTTGGGAAAGGAGCGCGATGAGGCGGTTCATCCAAAAGTTCTCGTCTCCGCGCTAACGCACGAAGGTTTTGAAGATTTAAGGCAACAAATCGAGCTGGCGATGCCGATAGACCCCCTTGTCTCCAGACGATTGAGCGTGCCGCTCTCGAATGGCCGTGAACTGGCGATGGTGTATGCGTGTGGCCGTGTCCTGCGTTCCGAGTTGCATGACGACCATATGCAATTGGACGCAGAACTTCCGGAGTCGCTCGCGATACGCCTCGAAGCCTTCACTGTGCACGCGAAAGCAGATCAGGCAAGTGCGTAG
- a CDS encoding helix-turn-helix domain-containing protein, giving the protein MAIHRASLVRLERSDWVRTGTEILAAQGLDAVRVEELARKLHISKGSFYWHFRDRDDLLQAILEAWEADQADWNIDQSERDRSPAERWAKLVELLSRSAYGRLDVAMFSWAREDQRVARRVEEVEKKRIAYLARVFREIGFNASQAREWSHAAMLLYVGWVDCATRDAAFGESGISLAETLSRLVLAASALASQEALQQ; this is encoded by the coding sequence ATGGCCATTCACCGAGCAAGTCTTGTCCGGCTGGAACGCTCGGACTGGGTCCGCACGGGAACGGAAATTTTAGCGGCGCAAGGATTAGACGCTGTTCGGGTTGAAGAGCTTGCCAGAAAATTGCACATTAGCAAGGGCAGCTTTTACTGGCACTTCCGCGACCGCGACGATCTGCTGCAAGCGATTCTGGAAGCGTGGGAAGCCGACCAAGCGGACTGGAATATTGACCAGAGCGAGCGGGACCGAAGTCCTGCTGAACGATGGGCCAAGCTCGTTGAGCTTTTGTCCCGCTCGGCCTACGGACGGCTTGATGTCGCCATGTTTTCCTGGGCGCGTGAGGATCAGCGAGTTGCACGGCGTGTGGAAGAAGTCGAGAAGAAGCGCATTGCCTATCTCGCGCGAGTCTTCCGAGAAATCGGCTTTAACGCCTCGCAGGCGCGAGAATGGTCGCATGCCGCGATGCTCTTGTATGTGGGTTGGGTGGACTGTGCCACGCGGGATGCGGCTTTCGGCGAATCAGGAATTTCGCTTGCCGAGACATTATCCCGATTGGTTCTCGCTGCTTCCGCACTTGCAAGTCAAGAAGCCCTGCAACAATAG
- the miaA gene encoding tRNA (adenosine(37)-N6)-dimethylallyltransferase MiaA — MNAAGRRLIVILGPTASGKSALAIALAEKLCGEIVCCDSTQVYRDFNIGTGKIPPEQQRGIPHHLTDLVDPGEIFTAGEYRRRAVETLTEITVRGKLPILTAGTGLYLRALLEGLGNAPARSETLRERLRQDETLKGPGYLHRILRRLDRRAASSISPGDKQKLIRAIEICLLSGKPVSEVHRDGRAGLEGYAVLKIGLAPQRAALYARIDQRVTNMIESGWVNEVRDLMKMGIPAAAKPFTFLGYSQLREHTQGAKTLEQAVRETQQATRQYAKRQITWFRREANVHWLKTFGDDGGVLETALELVRRPQE; from the coding sequence ATGAATGCAGCGGGACGGCGGCTCATCGTGATTCTGGGTCCGACGGCCTCAGGAAAATCGGCCCTCGCCATCGCTCTCGCCGAAAAGCTCTGCGGGGAAATCGTTTGCTGCGATTCCACGCAGGTCTATCGTGATTTCAATATTGGCACAGGCAAGATTCCCCCTGAACAACAACGGGGAATTCCACACCACTTGACCGACCTCGTTGATCCCGGCGAAATCTTCACTGCCGGAGAGTATCGCCGACGCGCGGTGGAAACACTCACTGAGATCACGGTAAGGGGGAAACTTCCGATACTAACAGCAGGAACGGGACTGTACTTGCGAGCACTGCTGGAGGGGTTGGGCAACGCGCCAGCACGCTCAGAGACGCTCCGCGAAAGATTGCGCCAGGACGAGACGCTGAAAGGGCCGGGGTACCTTCACCGCATTCTCCGGCGTCTGGATCGTAGGGCTGCTTCAAGCATTTCGCCCGGCGACAAACAAAAACTCATCCGCGCCATCGAGATCTGCCTTCTCTCCGGGAAACCAGTCAGCGAAGTGCATCGGGACGGACGCGCCGGCCTCGAAGGATACGCAGTGCTTAAGATTGGTCTGGCGCCGCAGCGCGCGGCCCTTTATGCGCGGATAGATCAGCGCGTCACGAATATGATTGAATCTGGGTGGGTCAATGAAGTCAGAGACCTGATGAAGATGGGCATTCCCGCGGCGGCGAAACCATTCACTTTCCTTGGTTATTCGCAGCTACGCGAGCACACCCAAGGCGCGAAAACCCTTGAGCAAGCCGTGCGTGAAACACAGCAGGCCACGCGGCAGTACGCAAAGCGTCAGATTACGTGGTTTCGGCGGGAAGCCAATGTACACTGGCTCAAGACGTTTGGAGATGATGGAGGAGTTCTCGAAACCGCTCTGGAATTGGTGAGGCGTCCGCAGGAATAA
- a CDS encoding TonB C-terminal domain-containing protein: MIPRILVPLKISRVDPNAPPENGQRRTSALDSRIVVPTGPSDRPLETHSSIPSYLPLDVLASRMLIPRDMPVKPLESSASTIPAHVPIAVLETRIVVPQEAKLDQSTKITPQAPLPAQIFQDILEPDLFTTGEINLLASPEKPQVKDWQWLARSFSLIVHVGVILLILFLPKLFNTSEPTQEVQLAREQLARVFLPPSVREIPKERPRAEQPSARIRLDPRILKQLTPPQPPQPAPLAGPKNTAPPQPEVSKTTPPQPPPTERPKTEPAFKPLTEVQPPPPTHKLNLDIPHLSPGQEIEKSAQEALQNRNSSTSASITEPLPQAPGAPPPSGANGEGQLGSGVQILTPTQGVDFSNYLARLIARVQQNWDSVMPISARMGDKGVVVMHFHIMRNGDMPNTEPFLERTSGKEPLDRAAAAALTESNPFEPLPSAFTGPYIELRIIFLYNLPMDYNYNQ; this comes from the coding sequence ATGATTCCAAGGATCCTGGTTCCGCTGAAAATTTCCCGCGTCGACCCGAATGCCCCGCCGGAAAATGGGCAGCGGCGCACGTCGGCGCTCGATTCGCGCATTGTTGTGCCTACCGGGCCCTCAGATCGTCCGCTAGAAACGCACAGCTCGATTCCTTCCTATTTGCCGCTGGATGTACTCGCGAGCCGAATGCTGATTCCTCGCGATATGCCCGTGAAGCCGCTGGAGTCTTCTGCCTCAACCATCCCCGCCCACGTTCCAATCGCTGTGCTGGAGACCCGCATCGTTGTGCCGCAGGAGGCGAAGCTCGATCAATCCACAAAGATCACACCTCAGGCGCCGTTGCCAGCGCAAATTTTCCAAGACATTCTCGAACCGGACTTGTTTACGACCGGAGAAATCAACCTGCTAGCGAGTCCGGAGAAGCCACAGGTCAAGGATTGGCAATGGCTCGCGCGGTCTTTTTCTCTGATTGTTCACGTTGGGGTGATCCTGCTCATACTGTTCTTGCCAAAGCTGTTCAATACGAGCGAGCCGACGCAGGAGGTCCAGCTCGCGCGCGAACAATTGGCACGCGTTTTTCTGCCGCCCTCTGTCAGAGAAATTCCCAAGGAACGCCCCCGAGCCGAGCAGCCGAGCGCGCGAATCCGCCTTGACCCGCGCATTCTGAAGCAGCTCACGCCACCGCAACCTCCACAGCCAGCTCCTCTTGCCGGCCCGAAGAACACTGCGCCTCCACAACCTGAAGTGTCAAAGACAACTCCGCCGCAACCGCCGCCGACGGAACGGCCCAAGACGGAGCCAGCGTTCAAGCCACTAACGGAAGTCCAACCGCCTCCGCCAACTCACAAGTTGAACCTGGATATTCCTCACCTTTCGCCGGGTCAAGAAATCGAAAAATCCGCTCAGGAAGCACTTCAGAACCGGAATAGCTCGACCTCAGCGTCGATCACCGAGCCACTGCCACAGGCGCCAGGTGCGCCGCCCCCGAGTGGGGCAAATGGCGAGGGACAATTGGGAAGCGGCGTGCAGATACTGACTCCCACGCAGGGTGTCGATTTCTCGAATTATTTGGCGCGATTGATCGCCCGGGTGCAGCAGAATTGGGACTCCGTGATGCCCATTTCGGCGCGCATGGGCGACAAGGGCGTTGTCGTGATGCACTTCCACATCATGCGGAATGGCGATATGCCCAACACGGAACCTTTTCTCGAGCGCACTTCCGGGAAGGAACCGCTCGATCGTGCCGCCGCCGCCGCGCTCACTGAGTCGAATCCTTTTGAGCCTTTGCCATCGGCGTTTACTGGGCCATATATCGAACTCCGAATCATCTTCCTTTATAACCTCCCCATGGATTACAACTACAATCAGTGA
- a CDS encoding Gfo/Idh/MocA family oxidoreductase has protein sequence MTGKKIRVGVIGVGDFGRNHVRVYHELPDAELIGIHDADPERARQIAAEFDTQAFSDVAQLAEQIDAASVAVPTKLHAQIGIQLLESGVDVLVEKPIAVSMAEADGLIATAKRRGKILQVGHLERFNPAVVAVQQIVTRPLFFEVHRLGVFSPRSLDVDVVFDVMIHDLDILLALLNSPPRDIQSVGIPVLTGKVDIAHARIEFESGAVANVTASRVSTERVRKLRFFQTREYVSVDYTRQDVMRVRVAGEGSQPAIDFEKLPTQPEEPLKAELRSFLNAVRDRGAPLIDGEAGRRALGLAERVMAGIIEHAHRVKPELAAVPDAR, from the coding sequence GTGACGGGAAAGAAGATTCGCGTCGGAGTGATTGGTGTCGGCGATTTTGGGCGCAACCATGTGCGCGTTTATCACGAATTGCCCGACGCGGAACTGATCGGCATCCATGACGCCGATCCCGAACGCGCGAGACAGATCGCCGCAGAGTTCGACACGCAAGCATTCTCCGACGTTGCGCAGCTCGCTGAACAGATTGACGCTGCAAGCGTGGCCGTACCCACAAAACTTCACGCTCAGATCGGCATACAGCTCCTTGAATCCGGAGTGGATGTTCTTGTCGAAAAACCGATAGCCGTTTCCATGGCCGAGGCCGATGGACTGATCGCCACTGCAAAACGTAGGGGCAAAATCCTTCAAGTGGGGCATCTCGAGCGCTTCAATCCGGCCGTTGTAGCTGTTCAGCAAATTGTGACACGCCCGCTGTTTTTCGAAGTCCACCGACTGGGCGTATTTTCGCCGCGCAGCCTCGACGTGGACGTCGTTTTCGACGTCATGATTCATGACCTGGATATCTTGCTCGCTCTGCTGAATTCGCCCCCGCGGGATATCCAATCGGTAGGCATTCCAGTTCTAACCGGCAAGGTCGATATCGCCCATGCGCGCATTGAATTCGAATCGGGCGCCGTCGCAAACGTGACGGCGAGCCGCGTTTCCACGGAGCGCGTCCGGAAGCTGCGCTTTTTCCAAACGCGCGAGTATGTTTCGGTGGACTACACGCGCCAGGACGTCATGCGGGTGCGCGTGGCCGGCGAGGGCTCGCAACCCGCCATCGATTTTGAAAAGCTGCCAACGCAGCCCGAGGAACCGCTTAAGGCGGAACTTCGCTCATTCTTAAACGCGGTGCGTGACAGAGGCGCACCATTGATTGATGGTGAAGCGGGGCGCCGCGCTCTGGGTCTAGCCGAACGCGTCATGGCGGGTATTATAGAACATGCCCATCGTGTCAAACCGGAGCTAGCCGCCGTTCCCGACGCAAGATGA